The Streptomyces sp. JB150 genomic interval CGAAGAGGACCAGTACGACGCCGAGGATGACGAAGAGGAGCGGCTGGCCGACGATCCCCATCACCGCGAACGTGGTGGGCATGACACCGGCGACGACCATGAGGGGCGCGGTCGCCGCGAGCACCGACAGCAGCAGGCCGCCCGTGCCGAGCCGGCCGGCGCGCAGGGCGCGCTCCTCGCCCTTGAAGGTGCTGATGCCGTCGGCGGCGCCGTCGGCGGTGCTCGGCGGTGTCGTGGGGGAACTGCCCGTCGTCATCGTGTGGACCGTCCTTGCCTGCTGTCGGGGGTGAGGGTCGGGGGGAGCGCTGGGGGGTGAGGGCTGTGGGGGGGGGAGGCGGGGTCGGGGACGGGGCCGGGGGCCTCTTGGGAGGGCGGCGGCGGGTCACCGGGGCGGATCCGGGCTCACCCCGTGCCGAGCGCCCGTCCCCGGGCGGCGCGGAAGGCGGCGAGCGGGTCGCGGTCCGGGTAGGACCACGGCTCGGGGGTGGGGCGCTCGCCGATGCGGTGGAACAGGGCGGCGGCCTCGGCGGAGCGGCCCTCGCAGTACTTGGCGTGGGCGAGGTAGTTCAGGTCGACGAGGCGGCGCGGATGGCCGTCGTGCTCCCACTCCAGCCACCAGTCGAAGGCGGCCTTCATCACCTGCCGGGCCCGGCGGCCGGTCCAGTGCGCGGAGGCGGCCGGGTCGGCGGGCTCGAAGCCGTGCGCGGCCAGCACCCGGTACCGCTCGGCGTGCGCGACCACCGGCAGGATCGCCAGCGGCGAGTCGGCGGGGGCCTGCTCGGCGGCCCAGCCGGCGAAGTCGTACACCTCGTGCAGCGGGTCGGGGCCCGCGTCGGCGCGTCGCTCGGCGAGCCGGGCGACCACCAGGTGGTGGGCGTGGTGGTGGTCGGCGTACCGGGCCCGCACCTGTTCGAAGGTCCGTACGACCTCGGCCTGCTCACCGAGGTGGCGTTCGAGCAGGAGCAGGCCGAGCCAGGGGGTGGGGTCGGCGGGGAGCCGGGCGGCGGCGCCCCGGCAGGCGTCGCGGGCCCGGTCCGGCTTCTCCTTGCCGCGCAGCGCCCGTGACACCCGGGCCACGGCGAGCAGCACGGAGGCGTCGGCGGAGTCCGGCTCGGCGAGCAGCCACTCGCGGGCCCAGGCGGCGGTGTACGGCTCGTGCGCGAGCACGGTAACCCGGTGTCCGCGCAGGTCCCAGTCGTCGCCGGTGCGGGCGAGCAGGGAGCGGGCGGCCTGCCAGCGGCCCTGGGCGAGGGCGGCGCGGGCGGCGGTGAGTTCGGTGTCGTCGAGGGCCGAGTCGAGACCCCGGTCCGCGCGCTTGCGGCGGCCGAGAGGAGGCGGGGGCGGGGACACCTCGAACGTTCCTCTGGGCTCTCTCTGGGTGACTCGGGGCGACGGGGGCTGGGCTCGGGGCCGGCTGGGGCGGATTGCGGGCTGATGGCTGAGGACTGAGGGCCGACTCCGTATCGACTCGAGTCGGCTCGGGTCGGCTGGGGTCGGCTCGGGCGGCTCGGAGGAGACTCAGAGCCGGCCACGAATGTGCTCTGCCATCAGACGATCACGCACAGCAAACCCCCAGCCAAGGCTCTCCGTCAAGCGCCACTGGTACATGACACGCGTCAACGCCGTTCACACCCAGGGGACTTGCGCAGGCGGAAGGGGCACGGGCCGCACCGGACCCCACCCCGATGTGACGTGTGTCATAGCGCAGCCTCGCCGCACCGCTCAGCATGGCCGGAAGCATCCCATTTGCCCGTGCACTGCCGAATGATCACCCAGGGAGCGGCTTGTCCATCATGGTTCTGGTGCTCGCCCTGAGTGCCGCCTGCTGCCTGGGGTTCGGTTTCGTCCTCCAGCAGAGCGCGGCCCAGCGCGCGCCCCTCGCGGACTTCCTCTCGCCGCGGCTGCTGCTGGATCTGGCGAAGATGCCCGGCTGGCTCGGCGGCATCGGCCTCATGGCCGTGGGCATGGCCCTCGGCGCGGTGGCCCTCGGCCACGGCGAGATCTCCCTCGTGGAGCCCCTGCTCGCCACCAACCTGCTCTTCGCCCTCGCACTGTCCCGGCGCCGCACCCGGCAGCCGCTCGGCCGCCAGGGCTGGCTGGGCCTCGCGCTGCTCGCGGGCGGCGTGGCCGCGTTCCTGATGGCGGGCGAGCCGCGCGGCGGCCACGCGGTCGCCGATCCGCTGCGGCACTGGCTGATCATCGGCCTGATGACCGGTACGGCCCTGCTGCTGACCGGATACGCCCGCCGCACCCGCCTCGGCTCCGCTCCGGTGCTGCTCGCGGTGGCGGCGGGGCTGCTGTACGGCGTCCAGGACGCGCTGACCCGGGAGAGCGGGCAGCGGTTCGCCGCCGGCGGGTGGGCGGAGCTGCTGACCGGCTGGCAGCCGTACGCCGTGCTGGTGCTCGGTGTGACCGGGCTGATCCTGGTGCAGAGCGCCTTCGAGACGGCCCCGCTGCGCAAGAGCCTGCCCGCCCTGACCGCCGCGCAGCCGCTGGCCGGCATCGTCTGCGGCGTCGGCTTCCTCGGCGACCGGCTGCACACCGACGCGGCGGCCCTGGCCGGCCAGGCGGCGGGTCTGACGGCCGTGATCACCGGCATCCTCCTGCTCGGCATGCACCCAGCCCTCCCCCAGGGCACCCCTGCCCCACCACGCGTCGCCCTCCGAACAAGCTGAGCCGCAGCCCCGACCGCCCCACGGGGGCGGGCCGCGTTGCGGGAGGGCGGGCGCGAGCCGCACGAGACGGGTCCCCCGGAGGCCGGCACGGGCCGCCGGAGACGGGCCACCCGGAGGCGGGCGCCGGCCACCGGCAGAGGGACCCCGCCCTACCGGAAGGCGAGCGGCCTGACAGCCGGGATCGCGGCATCCTCCTGCTCAGCATGCAACCCAGCCCAGCCCTCCCCCAGAACGCCCCACCCCAGACACGCGTCGCCCCCCCCCAGACGGGGTGAGCCCGAGTCACAGCCGCCCCCTCCGGAAGACTGACGGCCTTGCCGGAGGCAGGCCCGGGCGGCCCGAGACGGGCCACCCCGAGGCCGGCCCGGGCCGCCGGAAACGGCCTGCCCGGAACGCGGGCGCGAGCCGCCGCGCGGCAGGCGCCGACCTCCGGAACGCGGGCGCGGACCGCCGGAAGACGGGCGCGAGCCGTCCCAAGACGGGCCGCCCTGCCCGGAGGCAAGCGCAGGCTGCCGCAGTGCGGGCCTCGGCTGCTTGGATGGGGGCATGAGCGCTGCGGACGAGATGCTGGACATCGTCGACGAGAACGACCGCGTCATCGGGCGGCTCCCGCGCGGGGAGGTCTACGCGAAGGGCCTGCGCCACCGCTGTGTGTTCGTGCAGGCGCGCGACGCGCGGGGCCACGTCTTCGTC includes:
- a CDS encoding DMT family transporter, yielding MSIMVLVLALSAACCLGFGFVLQQSAAQRAPLADFLSPRLLLDLAKMPGWLGGIGLMAVGMALGAVALGHGEISLVEPLLATNLLFALALSRRRTRQPLGRQGWLGLALLAGGVAAFLMAGEPRGGHAVADPLRHWLIIGLMTGTALLLTGYARRTRLGSAPVLLAVAAGLLYGVQDALTRESGQRFAAGGWAELLTGWQPYAVLVLGVTGLILVQSAFETAPLRKSLPALTAAQPLAGIVCGVGFLGDRLHTDAAALAGQAAGLTAVITGILLLGMHPALPQGTPAPPRVALRTS